One window of the Oncorhynchus gorbuscha isolate QuinsamMale2020 ecotype Even-year linkage group LG17, OgorEven_v1.0, whole genome shotgun sequence genome contains the following:
- the pax9 gene encoding paired box protein Pax-9 isoform X1: MEPAFGEVNQLGGVFVNGRPLPNAIRLRIVELAQLGIRPCDISRQLRVSHGCVSKILARYNETGSILPGAIGGSKPRVTTPTVVKHIRTYKQRDPGIFAWEIRDRLLADGVCDKFNLPSVSSISRILRNKIGNLSQQSQYESSKQSSHPPQPTLPYNHIYSYPTPIGASGTKVPTPPGMHSLPGHMAMHRIWPSSHSVTDILGIRSITEQQISDSSSFPSAKLEEWSVINRTHFPPSASSPLVNGVQDKPPHSIEPEAKYKQTQSGLPTVNSYVTAPSIPAYHPPTPVSPYMGYSATTSAYVTGPTWQPHSGSALYHHSCDNIAAPLAFKGMTAHHRDAIHPHAHPITASAL; the protein is encoded by the exons AGCCAGCCTTTGGAGAGGTGAACCAGCTCGGCGGGGTTTTTGTCAACGGCAGACCGCTTCCCAACGCAATCCGGCTGCGGATTGTAGAGCTCGCCCAGCTGGGCATCAGGCCTTGCGACATCAGCAGACAGCTCCGGGTCTCCCACGGCTGCGTCAGCAAGATACTGGCCCGGTACAACGAGACCGGCTCTATACTCCCGGGAGCGATTGGGGGCAGCAAACCACGGGTCACCACGCCTACAGTGGTCAAGCACATACGGACATACAAGCAGAGGGACCCGGGTATCTTCGCCTGGGAGATCCGGGACAGGCTACTGGCTGACGGAGTTTGTGACAAGTTCAATCTACCATCTGTGAGCTCCATCAGTAGGATCCTCCGCAACAAGATTGGGAATCTGTCCCAGCAGAGCCAGTATGAGTCCAGCAAGCAGTCGTCTCATCCACCACAACCAACGCTACCATACAACCACATATACTCGTATCCGACCCCCATCGGAGCCTCTGGGACCAAAGTACCGACTCCCCCGGGCATGCACTCCCTCCCTGGACACATGGCTATGCACAGGATATGGCCCTCCTCCCACTCGGTAACAGATATTCTGGGGATTCGGTCGATAACAGAGCAACAAA TTAGTGACAGTTCGTCCTTTCCCAGTGCCAAACTAGAAGAATGGAGCGTTATAAACAGGACACATTTTCCGCCGTCAGCAAGCTCTCCACTAGTCAATGGCGTGCAGGATAAACCACCGCATTCTATAGAACCTGAAGCAAAATACAAACAG acGCAGAGTGGCTTGCCCACAGTGAACAGTTATGTCACAGCGCCCAGCATCCCAGCCTACCACCCTCCCACCCCAGTGTCGCCCTACATGGGGTACAGCGCCACCACGTCGGCCTATGTGACCGGTCCCACATGGCAGCCGCACAGTGGCAGTGCTCTCTATCACCACAGCTGTGACAACATTGCCGCTCCGCTGGCCTTCAAGGGTATGACAGCCCACCACCGTGACGCCATCCACCCCCATGCCCACCCCATCACCGCCTCAGCACTGTAG
- the pax9 gene encoding paired box protein Pax-9 isoform X2, translating into MEPAFGEVNQLGGVFVNGRPLPNAIRLRIVELAQLGIRPCDISRQLRVSHGCVSKILARYNETGSILPGAIGGSKPRVTTPTVVKHIRTYKQRDPGIFAWEIRDRLLADGVCDKFNLPSVSSISRILRNKIGNLSQQSQYESSKQSSHPPQPTLPYNHIYSYPTPIGASGTKVPTPPGMHSLPGHMAMHRIWPSSHSTQSGLPTVNSYVTAPSIPAYHPPTPVSPYMGYSATTSAYVTGPTWQPHSGSALYHHSCDNIAAPLAFKGMTAHHRDAIHPHAHPITASAL; encoded by the exons AGCCAGCCTTTGGAGAGGTGAACCAGCTCGGCGGGGTTTTTGTCAACGGCAGACCGCTTCCCAACGCAATCCGGCTGCGGATTGTAGAGCTCGCCCAGCTGGGCATCAGGCCTTGCGACATCAGCAGACAGCTCCGGGTCTCCCACGGCTGCGTCAGCAAGATACTGGCCCGGTACAACGAGACCGGCTCTATACTCCCGGGAGCGATTGGGGGCAGCAAACCACGGGTCACCACGCCTACAGTGGTCAAGCACATACGGACATACAAGCAGAGGGACCCGGGTATCTTCGCCTGGGAGATCCGGGACAGGCTACTGGCTGACGGAGTTTGTGACAAGTTCAATCTACCATCTGTGAGCTCCATCAGTAGGATCCTCCGCAACAAGATTGGGAATCTGTCCCAGCAGAGCCAGTATGAGTCCAGCAAGCAGTCGTCTCATCCACCACAACCAACGCTACCATACAACCACATATACTCGTATCCGACCCCCATCGGAGCCTCTGGGACCAAAGTACCGACTCCCCCGGGCATGCACTCCCTCCCTGGACACATGGCTATGCACAGGATATGGCCCTCCTCCCACTCG acGCAGAGTGGCTTGCCCACAGTGAACAGTTATGTCACAGCGCCCAGCATCCCAGCCTACCACCCTCCCACCCCAGTGTCGCCCTACATGGGGTACAGCGCCACCACGTCGGCCTATGTGACCGGTCCCACATGGCAGCCGCACAGTGGCAGTGCTCTCTATCACCACAGCTGTGACAACATTGCCGCTCCGCTGGCCTTCAAGGGTATGACAGCCCACCACCGTGACGCCATCCACCCCCATGCCCACCCCATCACCGCCTCAGCACTGTAG